Proteins encoded together in one Triticum dicoccoides isolate Atlit2015 ecotype Zavitan chromosome 7B, WEW_v2.0, whole genome shotgun sequence window:
- the LOC119342032 gene encoding squamosa promoter-binding-like protein 10 gives MMSGGRMNAAASDDFPFAAMQQPPYVGFEHAGMVQAGGGGGGGQRHQGAMMYDNFDFAAAAAAFGQFQDAPHHQMLALPPNGGGAGGLLPMAPPPMPGMQLQMPPMGMHGHGDVYPALGMVKREGGAGAGDAGRIGLNLGRRTYFSPGDMMAVDRLLMRSRLGGVFGLGFGGAHHQPPRCQAEGCKADLSGAKHYHRRHKVCEYHAKASLVAAAGKQQRFCQQCSRFHVLTEFDESKRSCRKRLAEHNRRRRKPASSSTTATSKDSAPPSKKPNPGAISSSYAADNNNLSATKSNISSNTSAISCLQQHDQSKAAAAAARPMTLTLGEPPEKDDHHRQLSNAMQLHNHHQEQQHFITSLLQGSNNNSNILSCSSVCSSGLPSAGAANGEVSDQNNNSNHGAGNNNNNNMHLFEVDFM, from the exons ATGATGAGCGGCGGCAGGATGAACGCGGCGGCGAGCGACGACTTCCCGTTCGCGGCAATGCAGCAGCCGCCCTACGTCGGCTTCGAGCACGCCGGCATGGTccaggccggcggcggcggaggaggggggCAGCGCCACCAGGGCGCCATGATGTACGACAACTTCGACttcgcggcggcggccgccgccttCGGCCAGTTCCAGGACGCGCCGCACCACCAGATGCTGGCGCTGCCGCCCAacgggggcggcgccggcgggctgCTCCCCATGGCGCCGCCGCCCATGCCCGGGATGCAGCTGCAGATGCCGCCCATGGGCATGCACGGCCACGGCGACGTGTACCCGGCGCTCGGGATGGTGAAGCGCgagggcggcgccggcgccggcgacgcgGGGAGGATCGGGCTCAACCTCGGCCGCCGGACCTACTTCTCCCCCGGCGACATGATGGCCGTGGACCGTCTCCTCATGCGGTCCCGCCTGGGCGGCGTGTTCGGGCTCGGGTTCGGCGGCGCGCACCACCAGCCGCCGCGGTGCCAGGCGGAGGGCTGCAAGGCCGACCTCTCCGGCGCCAAGCACTACCACCGGCGCCACAAGGTGTGCGAGTACCACGCCAAGGCGTCCCTCGTCGCCGCGGCCGGCAAGCAGCAGCGCTTCTGCCAGCAATGCAGCAG GTTCCACGTGCTCACCGAGTTCGATGAGTCGAAGAGGAGCTGCCGGAagaggctggccgagcacaaccgCCGCCGGAGGAAGCCGGCGAGCAGCAGCACGACTGCGACGTCCAAGGACTCGGCGCCGCCTTCCAAGAAACCCAACCCGGGCGCCATCTCCAGCTCCTACGCCGCCGACAACAACA ATTTGAGCGCCACCAAGTCCAACATCTCGTCCAACACGAGCGCCATCAGTTGCCTGCAGCAGCACGACCAGAGcaaggccgcggcggcggcggcgaggcccaTGACGCTCACCCTCGGGGAGCCGCCGGAGAAGGACGACCACCACCGGCAGCTCAGCAACGCCATGCAGCTCCACAACCACCACCAGGAGCAGCAGCACTTCATCACCTCCCTGCTGCaaggcagcaacaacaacagcaacattcTGTCGTGCTCGTCGGTGTGCTCCAGCGGGTTGCCGTCTGCCGGGGCGGCCAACGGCGAGGTCTCCGACCAGAACAACAACAGCAACCATGGCGCCggcaacaataacaacaataacATGCATCTCTTTGAGGTGGACTTCATGTAG